The Porites lutea chromosome 11, jaPorLute2.1, whole genome shotgun sequence genome includes a region encoding these proteins:
- the LOC140952593 gene encoding monocarboxylate transporter 10-like, whose product MTDYFKDFRDSRRSWFVCASSFVVQFIIFGIHSSVGIFFIAFGKEFQRSESATAWVGSLAFGIMFFMGPLATALCDNMGCRVVTCVGGLLSFVGLFTTSYVTNFVLLYFTYGLLWGVGTSFCYFASLVILPMHFRKYLSLAYGIAIAGAGLGVPPMTWLINQLIGYYNWRVTIRILAGITLLMCAASLSYGQIAISRRLYLKLDKKELIRNLHGGIHHKLKLHLLEFISLNPWNNKAFAVWAVSLSFIAFGNFIPFVFLISIANDIGIPSSKSALLIGFQAITQTASRIVFGRLGSSPRIDSVTSVQIIGLVLAINATLFPLARTYSSLVVYVVVFGLFDGCLAVMFGMGTLHIVGEKLVGRAFGNLCFAAAIGNLLGPPVAGFIFDKFGKYDIAFFLCGAIMTFGVCLLFFVPWLMQRKPESCSEESVMILNDREHIKRSTSYGKTPRMIFSYPTEAAFFSSKNHHDSVLQHSVSMAVLRQSDTPPLMMSAMYRAWSAAAQLHCTDSLNGSSGYESDYNRDTTSSQSSEVVDKTMESKFGSVTIITPAMSFDDLEVVVQNERLMKGGWKAGSIDMFSVLFETSLENEVVSPQKSGIENGSHKKESLTVSNTRTTTNGVSLLWGEYILTNFDSCRETTI is encoded by the exons ATGACAGATTACTTCAAAGATTTTCGCGATTCACGTCGATCATGGTTCGTTTGTGCGTCGTCGTTCGTAGTGCagttcattatttttggaatacACAGTTCAGTGGGGATTTTCTTCATTGCCTTTGGAAAGGAATTTCAACGCAGTGAATCCGCCACAG CCTGGGTGGGATCGCTTGCGTTTGGTATAATGTTTTTCATGGGACCGCTGGCCACCGCCCTATGCGATAACATGGGATGCCGGGTAGTCACGTGCGTTGGAGGTCTTCTCTCATTTGTTGGACTCTTCACTACGTCATACGTTACAAATTTCGTTTTGCTGTATTTCACCTATGGCCTACTCTGGGGAGTGGGAACAAGTTTTTGTTATTTCGCTTCTTTAGTCATTTTACCCATGCATTTTAGAAAATATTTATCATTAGCTTACGGAATCGCCATTGCTGGAGCTGGACTGGGCGTTCCGCCGATGACGTGGTTAATTAATCAACTTATCGGATATTACAACTGGAGAGTGACAATACGAATTCTTGCGGGAATCACGCTGCTCATGTGTGCTGCAAGTCTGAGCTACGGTCAAATTGCTATATCACGGAGGCTTTATCTTAAACTAGACAAGAAAGAATTAATTAGAAATTTACACGGTGGTATTCATCACAAGCTTAAGTTACATTTATTGGAATTTATTAGTTTAAACCCCTGGAACAACAAGGCTTTTGCGGTTTGGGCAGTTTCTTTGAGTTTTATCGCGTTTGGAAACTTCATACCGTTCGTCTTTTTG ATCAGCATAGCAAATGATATAGGTATTCCAAGTTCCAAGAGTGCATTACTCATTGGTTTCCAGGCTATCACGCAAACAGCTTCCCGGATAGTATTCGGGAGACTCGGAAGCAGTCCGCGAATAGACAGCGTCACGTCAGTTCAAATCATTGGCCTTGTGCTGGCTATTAATGCCACTCTCTTTCCATTAGCAAGGACTTACTCATCTTTAGTAGTGTATGTTGTCGTGTTTGGCTTGTTTGATGGATGTCTAGCCGTCATGTTTGGGATGGGAACATTGCACATTGTTGGAGAGAAACTGGTAGGTCGGGCCTTTGGAAACCTTTGCTTTGCGGCCGCAATCGGAAACTTACTTGGTCCTCCTGTGGCAG GATTTATCTTCGACAAATTCGGAAAATATGATATCGCATTCTTTCTTTGTGGAGCAATTATGACTTTCGGagtgtgtttgttgttttttgttccaTGGTTAATGCAAAGAAAACCCGAATCGTGTAGCGAAGAAAGCGTAATGATTCTAAACGACAGAGAACACATCAAGAGATCCACTAGTTACGGGAAAACGCCGAGGATGATTTTCAGTTACCCCACTGAGGCCgcatttttttccagtaaaaatCACCATGACAGTGTATTACAGCATAGCGTCTCCATGGCAGTGCTGAGACAAAGTGACACGCCACCTTTAATGATGTCGGCAATGTATCGCGCATGGTCAGCCGCTGCCCAGTTGCATTGCACGGACTCGCTAAATGGCTCGTCCGGATATGAGAGCGACTACAATAGGGACACGACATCGTCGCAATCGAGTGAAGTGGTCGACAAAACAATGGAAAGCAAGTTTGGTTCTGTGACTATAATAACACCAGCTATGAGCTTTGATGATCTAGAGGTCGTTGTGCAAAATGAAAGACTTATGAAAGGAGGCTGGAAAGCTGGTTCTATAGACATGTTCAGTGTATTGTTTGAAACTTCGCTAGAAAATGAAGTTGTCAGTCCTCAAAAGTCAGGAATTGAGAATGGTAGCCATAAGAAAGAATCATTGACTGTTAGCAacacaagaacaacaacaaatggcGTTAGTCTTTTGTGGGGGGAAtacattttgaccaattttgACTCTTGCCGAGAAACAACTATATAA